The DNA sequence CGTTGACTTGTACAATAGAAGAACAAGTTTTACCCCCTCCCTTCAAAATCAtaagttatttattttattctaGTACATAGATTTTACTATATTGTATTTAGACATACATTATATCACGTAATAATTTTGATATACTAAAAGTATCAAAGCGACTTATTGCAAAGCAGACAACACACGACACCATAGTGGACAAAAGCTGGAGCTTACAACTTAAGCCACGAGGAACAAAATCGTAAACACATCGAAGGCTTTACCATGTTGTAGCTATTCTAAGTTAAGAGACAAATGAATTAGAGTCCTGCTAGAACCCGACCAAACAAACATgttttatagaaaaattaataAACCTTCTTGCATTTTTAAATCTGATCAATAGTTCGGAACTTTGATTTAACACAGAGTCAAATTAAGTGAACTATACTTTGAAAACAAAGACAgtacaaaaaattttgaaagaaaactttattaacTTTTGAAAATTTTATTCCTTCCCGCATGCATATATAGGCAGTAAATAGTTTCCGTCGCCACTTATGTTTCGACTGTTGTCATGGCGCTGATGCTGTCATGGATGTTTTCTTCTCTAATCCATGGTGTAAGCAATATTCATGAGCTCCTTTGCATGCTTCTCCCACAGCGCCACGAACACGTCCACCCCACCGCCTTTCCGCAGGCTGGGTATCAGCACCACCACCCCGTCGAGCGGGACCTTCGCCGGCAGGATCCCGGCGAGCCGTCCGCCGCACCCAAAGTCCAGGCGGTGCAGCTCCAGGTGCAGCCAGCTGTCGGACGCGACGTCCGGCAGCAGCACGTTGTCGTCGTCCCCGACCGTGGGCTCCAGCTCCTCGCCGCcgtgcagctccccgaagtcgATGAACGACTGGAAGTAGTGGCGGTCGCGCGCGCGCACGCCGGCGcggaccagcgccgccgcgtcgccGAGCGTGCCGCGGGCCAGGTCCCTGGCGCTGGTGGCGGCGCTCGCCGTGAGGACGACGTTCCCGAAGAAGCCCCGCGCCACGGCTTCGTCGGCGCCGGCGAGGCGCGCGCGGCCGTTCACCGCGGCGTTGAGCGCCGTGCGCGACGCGTCGTCGGCCCGGCCGCGCGCCAGCGTGATCTTCCGCCACAGGTGCGCCGAGACGGTCTCGAAGGTCGTGTACGGCGGCCGGCTCATCATCTGCTGCggcgcggtggcggcggcctGCTTGAGCCCCGCCACGAACTCGCTCGGGAGGTGCAGCAGCACGTTGGCGATCTCCGAAGGATCCACCCGGACCGGCGCTGGCTTaccggcggcggcgtcctcgGCGCGCAGGAACTCGGTGCCGCGGTGCTCGAACTCGCACCGCGGCGGGCGGCGCGGCACGATGGCGCTCGGCCCGTACGGCGCCGGTGGTGGTAGTAGACCGCCGCCGGTGTTGTTGTTGGTGGCGCGGACGGCGTCGGCCCACGCGTGGAAGAAGGTGGACATGGAGTAGCCGTCGGCGGCCTGGTGGTGCGCGGACGTGGCGACGACGAGACCCCCGCACGCGAAGCGGTTGATCTGGAGCATGAGCAGGTGttgtggcggcggcgcgggaaCCGGAACGTGGAGGCTCGCGAGCTCCGGGGCAGGAGCGAGTGGGAGGTGGTCGGAGAGTGCGGACGGCACCGTGGCCTCGACCACGAGCGCGCCCGCGCCGCCCTTCCCCGTGACGAAGAACGGGCGACGACGGCggtggccggcgccggcgacgaGGCGCGCGGTGAGGAGCGGGAAGCGCGGGAGCGTGGCGGCGAGCGCGTCGAGGAGCGCCGCGTTGGTCGGGTTGGGTGCCGTGTAGGCGAACAGCACGGTGACGTGGTACGTCGGCGCCACGAGGTCGAACACCGTCAGCGGCACCTCCGCTGATGGCTCCGACGCCGGCGCGGGTATCACGAAGGTCCGCTGCACCTGCACGTCCATTGCTAGAGCTAGCTAGCGCTCGATCTCTCGACTTGTACGTGAGGTAGGTACCTAACACTGCTGGATTGTGACTTTGTGACTTGTGAGTGAAGCTTTGTGATGGAATTAAGGATCGATTTGTGTGAGAGTGCAAAGCTAGCTGAAgacgatggtggtggtggtggtggtggtggtgggtgtGTGAAGGCAGTGTGTAGGCAATGGGGGCAGTGGgcagtctatatatatatagtgtgtgTGTGTCGTGGAACGTCATCGTACGTGCCTGAAGTGAACCTGCATGTGGTTGCACACTTGCAAACTGAGAAACTGGCTTGGAGATGCCGTGCATGGTTGGTGCCGAGGTCGCCATGCATCGATCCGTGCGTCCTCGTAGGCACAGGGAGAGGTGCACTGTACTAGCTAGCTAGTCTGCATGCAATGGTTGACGTACGGACGAAAAACGGTGCAGGCAAGACAGCCTCGGCTGTACTGTACGGGGGATAAAGGCAGGCCGCAGGCACCAACCGCGCGCTACGTGGCGGctgcatgcagcagcagcagaggtcaAACTTGTGTGCGAGATGGCGTCGTCGTGCGACGATCATCATTGACCACTGTGAAGAGAGCCGCCTCCACTCCAACTGTTGACTCTCCTCGGCTCTCTCTACCCGTCCGTCGCGGGCCGCGCGCACGGACCCATTTGCATTGCACTTCCTTCCACGGCACGGCCCAATTAAATCTGATGCCAAAGTCACCGCGGAGCATATCCTCATCCAGTAGTAGTCGTATAGTACTCGTATCATCGTACCATGTATCTTGGTCAACAACAACAAGCACAAAGACTCGAAACAGCTTGGCAATTGGCATCTGCCTTATCCATGGCCATGGAAGCCATACTGTTCAGACTTCAAAACAGTTTATACTCACACTATGGATGCCCTACCCAAAAGGTAAAATTCTGCTAGTatttttggtagtaataaaacATTACCACTAGTCAGTACACGAGATCCTCACTAGAAGACATTTAATAAGAaaaatttatactaaattttgaatggtaaaacactaggagaaactCACTTCACTAAAAGAAGTAGAAAATTCTGGTTATCATGCGACACATATGTCTGCCTTATTCTCAAGAGAAAATATATTACAAATGAAAATATATCTATCTCGCTGGAAACAACAATAATGAAACGCACATCTGCACATGAGTAATCCCTGAAAAAATTCTGCTGCACAGCATATAGAGAAATAGACATCAAAAATTGCATTGCACATGCTTACGTCGGCGGTAAAGATTCAAGTTGCCAGCAATGAAGAAAACATCAGAATTGCATTTAAGTATTTAAACGCCTTAATTTTGTCTCCAGTAAACAGGTTTGTACTAAATGAACAGAATATTTGGGATACATCGCTCCTACTTCTAGTGATGATAATCCCGGGAAACACTTTTTTGTCATGCGGCCTCTTGTGCTAACACGGTTAGTAGCTCAGATGGTATGGTCAGCAACTATGTACATAAGTATATGCAGATGCGAATACCTTATATTTTGGCTAATGTTACATTACAGGTGGGGGAAGTTCAACAGTGCTGCTGTGCGTTGTTACGACGGAGCGGCTGATTTAATTTGCTTACCTGAAAAAGAAAATCCAAGAGTTAGTGTACCTTctaatataaagaggaaaaataAGCAGGAATCAAAATGCAGATGCAGGGCAGCATATAGTTGCTCAGATTTTGTTCAAGGTATTTCAATGTGCGTGAGCTTCAACACTTGCAACAATGATTCTCTCATGACCAATTCTTATGTGACTTCGCATCTCAATGGATGTGACTTCATTGAAAGGATGTTTTTTTATTAAAGAAAGGTTAATCGGTTTCTGCTGAGAAATGAATTTAGCAACAAGGCAATGACTAGATACAAGAGAAAAAATTATATAAGATTTTAACaattagaaaaaaaatgttGAGAAATTATGGCAAGCTAAAAAAAAGCCAACTGTAGTCTCTGTGCCATTGGGTTGGGGTAAAAAAAGATTAGTGTTACAGTCTCCTTCCTCAGACACCTCTAAATCTTGCAGGTACTACGATGTCATATATTGCATTCCCCTAAGTAGCCAAGTTAGACAGCCATTTTGCAGTTTAGTCACCAACAAAAAGCTTTAAAATGGCTAGTTTCCTACCAAATTACTCGTATGCAGGGGTGGCCATGGCCCGTGTTGATCCCAATGATGCTCCACTGCTGCTTGCACTGTACTGCATCAATGCTGATGGGTTGTGGGTTATAAGCAATCCAAAATATAGTGCTATGCAAGAGAAGCTGAAATAATGAGTTATAGTCATAGTCTCACAGATGATTAAAAAAAATGCTGCAATGACATTAGCCAATAAAACAAATGTGAATATATGGTAAGAGGCACTCAGATTGGAAATTTATTTCTTTTCAGAAAATGAACAGGTTGTTGTtaaaaagaaaatttcaaaacaCCTTCAAGCAAATTTACTATGGTTCATTTGTCACAAAAGGTTTGGCAAACATTACTAGAGTTCAGTTGTCACAACATTTTGGCAATAAACATAGAAGTTGTAAAATGCATTGTAAAAGTTCTAAAAAAGACAAACTATGCACATTGTGACCGCTACCTTCAAGGACGATCTCCAGCAAAAAATTTGTCTAGCTAATTGCACTGCCAGTCTTGAATTGAGTGCTTGAGGAAACACTCTATAACAACTTTGCTTGCATTTTAAATCATGCTATTCTGCAGTTCTGCTTGGTATCCAGTTGCTGAAGCTAAAATTCAAATTATAGTTACACCCTGATCCCAAGAGCCAGGTAAACCACGACTCTGAGTCAAGAACCAGCAAAACTCTGCTCTGGTTGTTGTAGGAACTGAAACTCCTCAGCATATAGCTGTAAAACCCTAGAGACTTCATCTCTAACTGGACTCATTACATGCTGATTGAGCAATGTCATGTACTTACAGATTATCTCAAATTCATCCTGCTGAAATTCATTAGGTAAGGCACTCCTCCATTTCCCTGATTTTCCAACAGAAGAAAATCCATAAAGAAGTGAAAGGAAGGTTACAGGGTCTGGCAAGCAGCCTTTGTTAGacatcttttctttcaactccATTGCCTTCCCGAGCATATTATGTCGACACAAGCTGAAGATTATAGCATTGTATGCCGAAATCCTTGGGTCCAATCCATCAGAAATCAATCCCTTGAATACATCTAAAAGGGCACTCTTCTTGTGAGCCTGATCAGTATCACTGCAGTTTGAGTTGA is a window from the Sorghum bicolor cultivar BTx623 chromosome 5, Sorghum_bicolor_NCBIv3, whole genome shotgun sequence genome containing:
- the LOC8085613 gene encoding tryptamine hydroxycinnamoyltransferase 1, yielding MDVQVQRTFVIPAPASEPSAEVPLTVFDLVAPTYHVTVLFAYTAPNPTNAALLDALAATLPRFPLLTARLVAGAGHRRRRPFFVTGKGGAGALVVEATVPSALSDHLPLAPAPELASLHVPVPAPPPQHLLMLQINRFACGGLVVATSAHHQAADGYSMSTFFHAWADAVRATNNNTGGGLLPPPAPYGPSAIVPRRPPRCEFEHRGTEFLRAEDAAAGKPAPVRVDPSEIANVLLHLPSEFVAGLKQAAATAPQQMMSRPPYTTFETVSAHLWRKITLARGRADDASRTALNAAVNGRARLAGADEAVARGFFGNVVLTASAATSARDLARGTLGDAAALVRAGVRARDRHYFQSFIDFGELHGGEELEPTVGDDDNVLLPDVASDSWLHLELHRLDFGCGGRLAGILPAKVPLDGVVVLIPSLRKGGGVDVFVALWEKHAKELMNIAYTMD